A window of the Vibrio fluvialis genome harbors these coding sequences:
- the rplP gene encoding 50S ribosomal protein L16, with protein MLQPKRTKFRKVHTGRNRGLAKGTEVSFGSFGLKAVGRGRLTARQIEAARRAMTRHIKRQGKIWIRVFPDKPITEKPLEVRQGKGKGNVEYWVAQIQPGKVMYEVDGVPEELAREAFRLAARKLPFKTTFVTKQVM; from the coding sequence ATGCTACAACCTAAACGTACTAAGTTCCGTAAGGTTCATACAGGTCGTAACCGTGGTCTGGCAAAAGGTACAGAAGTAAGCTTCGGTTCTTTTGGTTTGAAAGCTGTAGGCCGTGGTCGTCTAACTGCTCGTCAAATCGAAGCGGCACGTCGTGCGATGACGCGTCACATTAAGCGTCAAGGTAAAATCTGGATCCGTGTGTTCCCAGACAAGCCAATCACAGAAAAACCACTAGAAGTTCGTCAAGGTAAGGGTAAAGGTAACGTTGAGTACTGGGTAGCCCAAATCCAACCTGGTAAGGTTATGTACGAAGTTGATGGTGTACCTGAAGAACTGGCTCGTGAAGCGTTCCGTCTAGCGGCGCGTAAACTGCCATTCAAGACTACATTTGTAACTAAACAGGTGATGTGA
- the rpmC gene encoding 50S ribosomal protein L29 codes for MKAQDLREKSVEELNAELLNLLKEQFNLRMQAATGQLQQTHTLKAVRRDIARVKTVLTEKAGA; via the coding sequence ATGAAAGCACAAGATCTACGCGAGAAAAGCGTTGAAGAGCTTAATGCAGAGCTACTGAATCTGCTTAAAGAGCAGTTCAACTTGCGCATGCAAGCTGCAACTGGTCAACTACAGCAAACTCATACTCTGAAAGCTGTCCGCCGTGATATCGCACGTGTGAAAACTGTTTTGACTGAGAAGGCAGGCGCATAA
- the rpsQ gene encoding 30S ribosomal protein S17 has protein sequence MSDKIRTQQGRVTSDKMDKSITVAIERFVKHPIYGKFVKRTTKVHAHDENNECGLGDLVEIKECRPLSKTKSWTLVKVVEKAKI, from the coding sequence ATGAGCGACAAAATTCGTACCCAACAAGGTCGTGTTACTAGCGACAAGATGGACAAGTCTATCACTGTTGCTATCGAGCGTTTCGTAAAGCACCCAATCTACGGTAAATTCGTTAAGCGCACGACTAAAGTACACGCACATGATGAGAACAACGAATGTGGCCTAGGCGACTTAGTTGAAATCAAAGAGTGTCGTCCACTGTCTAAGACTAAGTCTTGGACTTTGGTGAAAGTAGTAGAAAAAGCAAAAATCTAA